The Sediminispirochaeta smaragdinae DSM 11293 genome has a segment encoding these proteins:
- a CDS encoding LysR family transcriptional regulator produces MTIQQLRLFLAVKKYMNFSVAADESYISQSSLSKHIKSLECELYVTLFDRTTRKISLTQAGLELSIHAEKIVKEYDKLIASLRDYSDRKKDRIRITSIPVMNQYRITEVIESFREKYPAFQVDIQEKDTYYVLKTLENRETDLAIIRTGVDSAKIDQQYRTFPIVNDELVLVASMKHPLTKEKNIRLSDAADENFILLSADTLLHDFCIKQCMDAGFVPHTQHSDVRLDTIKSLVKSGSGVSLLMRRVAEYFSDKEIGITTLADHPTLTLSIVAPDETLSHGCSKFVSFALESLSANSKNQLSL; encoded by the coding sequence ATGACAATACAGCAACTCCGACTTTTCTTAGCTGTTAAGAAATATATGAATTTCTCTGTTGCGGCCGACGAGTCTTATATTTCCCAGTCATCGCTCTCCAAACATATCAAATCTCTTGAATGCGAACTCTATGTGACACTTTTCGACCGCACCACAAGAAAGATAAGCCTTACTCAGGCAGGGCTTGAGCTGTCGATCCATGCTGAGAAAATAGTCAAAGAATATGACAAGCTGATCGCATCATTACGCGATTATTCCGATCGGAAAAAGGATCGTATCCGGATAACTTCAATCCCCGTTATGAACCAGTATAGGATAACCGAAGTAATCGAATCCTTCAGGGAAAAGTACCCGGCATTCCAGGTCGACATCCAGGAAAAGGATACCTACTATGTCCTGAAAACGTTGGAGAATAGGGAGACCGATCTTGCGATTATACGGACAGGCGTCGATTCGGCGAAGATTGATCAACAGTATAGAACCTTTCCTATCGTTAACGACGAACTTGTTCTCGTAGCCAGTATGAAACATCCGCTTACGAAGGAAAAGAACATACGGCTGTCTGATGCAGCCGATGAAAACTTCATACTTCTCAGCGCGGATACGCTGTTGCACGATTTCTGCATAAAACAATGCATGGATGCCGGCTTCGTTCCCCATACACAGCATTCTGACGTCCGCTTGGACACAATAAAATCGCTTGTCAAAAGCGGTTCGGGAGTCTCTCTATTAATGCGTCGGGTCGCAGAATATTTTTCCGACAAGGAGATAGGAATAACCACCCTGGCTGATCACCCGACTCTTACCTTATCGATTGTAGCTCCGGACGAAACGCTTTCTCACGGCTGTTCCAAGTTTGTATCCTTCGCACTTGAAAGCTTGTCGGCAAATTCTAAGAACCAATTGTCCCTATAA
- a CDS encoding helix-turn-helix domain-containing protein, translating to MMKKNILPFNWQEAIKDIEIHALGDDLMLFEQAVVPSVLHHPVKVDVTSVVICRKGNTKGTVNLRINETKAPCLIILPQDSILQFKEISDDFSALFIIMSGKFLDSLNLEEKIPLWLSVRETPYIPLTEETLQSLIGYYEMIKNTMRYADNPYLIHIARHLTIAFFYGLGYGFHLKQMKNKEKTISRSKLIFDSFLQQVRTDYKKERGLNYYADRLCLSPKYLSKVILDSSGKSPMDWIREYVIHDAQALLKSTDLTIQQISDELNFPSQSFFGKYFKGAVGMSPKNYRLSD from the coding sequence ATGATGAAAAAGAATATTCTTCCGTTTAATTGGCAGGAAGCGATAAAGGATATAGAGATACACGCTCTTGGTGATGATTTGATGTTATTTGAGCAAGCGGTGGTTCCGTCGGTTTTACATCATCCTGTTAAAGTAGATGTTACCTCTGTTGTTATATGTCGCAAAGGTAACACGAAAGGAACTGTTAACCTGAGAATAAATGAAACAAAAGCTCCCTGCCTTATCATTTTGCCGCAGGACAGCATTTTGCAGTTTAAAGAAATAAGTGATGACTTCTCTGCGCTTTTTATTATCATGTCCGGGAAGTTTCTTGATAGTCTAAATCTTGAAGAGAAAATTCCATTATGGCTTTCTGTCAGAGAAACTCCCTACATTCCCCTTACTGAGGAAACATTGCAGTCGCTCATTGGTTATTATGAGATGATAAAGAATACCATGCGATATGCGGACAATCCATATCTTATACATATTGCAAGGCATCTTACGATTGCCTTTTTTTACGGGTTAGGGTACGGCTTCCATTTGAAACAAATGAAGAATAAGGAAAAGACAATATCGAGGTCAAAACTGATTTTTGATAGTTTCTTGCAGCAAGTACGAACAGATTATAAGAAAGAGAGAGGCCTGAATTATTATGCGGATAGATTGTGCTTAAGCCCAAAATATTTGTCTAAAGTTATTCTGGATAGCAGTGGTAAGTCCCCTATGGACTGGATTCGAGAGTATGTCATTCACGATGCACAGGCCCTTTTGAAATCCACCGACCTGACCATCCAGCAGATAAGCGACGAACTTAATTTCCCTTCACAATCGTTTTTTGGAAAATACTTTAAAGGAGCGGTGGGCATGTCTCCAAAAAACTACAGGTTAAGTGATTAG
- the lpdD gene encoding prenylated flavin chaperone LpdD gives MIHKTVVAGRAVIEFTLFQIGEDLLLVIAGGQTPHIGAVTLSLPRKSLTDDGSTSSSTSVLAVPAHKDDEIARSVSAHISSRLNRNVVVACGIHIDHASSGEIERIIGAVDTVIAEIIGTIGS, from the coding sequence ATGATACATAAAACCGTTGTCGCCGGCCGGGCGGTTATCGAGTTCACGCTGTTCCAGATAGGGGAGGACCTTCTGCTCGTCATCGCAGGAGGGCAAACTCCCCATATCGGCGCGGTAACGCTAAGTCTCCCGCGCAAAAGCCTGACGGATGACGGAAGTACCTCTTCTTCCACTTCCGTACTGGCGGTACCGGCTCACAAAGACGATGAGATCGCTCGATCGGTTTCAGCGCATATCTCTTCACGTTTGAACAGGAACGTAGTCGTCGCCTGCGGAATCCATATAGACCATGCGTCCTCCGGTGAGATCGAGAGGATAATAGGGGCGGTAGATACCGTCATTGCTGAGATTATAGGGACAATTGGTTCTTAG